A section of the Struthio camelus isolate bStrCam1 chromosome 18, bStrCam1.hap1, whole genome shotgun sequence genome encodes:
- the CASS4 gene encoding cas scaffolding protein family member 4 isoform X1: MDKTRRIDRTAKNTLAKALYDNKAECSDELAFRKGDILTVLDQNVIGSEGWWKCSLHGRQGLAPANRLQLLDGSQADLPPSSTQSDAATELPAGQQNIYQVPSIPKSATLSSTYEKMDGWVKSPGRTSTLPAHGMYQVPALAAQLLSERTQSSTNQHLLTLPRACRASVPNIRREVYDVPSTQRRESLCPQTGATPPTRRKRSALLGSTECFREEPNQLYDIPSSPEKAGTVIQKDSPVSNLYDVPPKRERDVSENGSQKKCWGHYNTLPNPRKSEWIYDIPVSPEKKGLKQSPPGHSWENQVLYDIPPTRYRAPTTNTEAKVVNPQLYDIPPLQNKATFPDVPLYDVPSSRDMLLLRQNSSHDVPPSLLAPKVENQTSEVNVYDIPKGMPTALQCRKEVGKNNSSSGDQAYHVPPQLSRDVKLERDRSSLSSVDSRTSTTSTSSDSFAEAFSVSVPEEAGKEIKLDLDVAIETLTRLQHSVSSSVASLMIFVSSKWRLQEHLEKNIEEIHRAVDHIKVSLGEFLAFAQAIKVNASYLTDNNLQTRIKKQLEILVNSFQILKETREALNNCKWLLEVLVIKKPQNNPDDLDRFVMVARTIPDDIKRFVSIIIANGKLLFRKSDKEQEMKQSKMNIAYKMADQITAPRRIELDSLQRNVPDKPNHSQVSSDKSKEIAIEDCDYVQLQAQKILSTTEVAKKNTDSKTKVLPSAKRNIIQSKQDSAKKITLSEHCRLCFGALHKAIGVFTNSLSNNQPPEIFISHSKLIIMVGQKLVDSLCQETQEKDARNDILHSSSQFCSLLKNLALATKNAAIQYPNADAMRELQNQTDELSKYAQQFRAMME, encoded by the exons ATGGACAAAACCAGAAGAATCGACAGAACTGCAAAG AACACTCTGGCGAAAGCACTATATGACAACAAAGCGGAGTGTTCAGATGAGCTGGCCTTCCGCAAAGGAGACATCCTGACGGTTCTTGACCAAAATGTCATTGGCAGTGAGGGTTGGTGGAAATGTTCCCTTCACGGCAGGCAGGGCCTGGCTCCTGCTAATCGCCTCCAGCTCCTTGATGGCTCTCAGGCAGACCTGCCACCTTCTTCCACGCAGAGCGACGCCGCCACCGAACTGCCAGCTGGCCAACAAAACATTTACCAAGTTCCTTCCATTCCCAAGTCTGCCACATTGTCGTCTACATATGAAAAGATGGACGGGTGGGTTAAATCACCAGGTAGGACCTCTACTCTACCTGCCCACGGAATGTATCAGGTACCAGCCTTGGCTGCACAGCTGCTCAGTGAAAGGACCCAGAGCTCAACCAATCAG caCCTGCTTACTCTTCCAAGAGCGTGCCGGGCTTCAGTCCCAAATATCAGACGCGAGGTATATGATGTTCCATCAACGCAGCGCCGAGAGTCCTTATGCCCACAG ACTGGTGCCACTCCACCCACAAGAAGAAAGCGGTCTGCGCTGCTGGGGTCCACTGAGTGTTTCCGGGAAGAGCCAAACCAGCTTTACGACATCCCATCCAGCCCAGAAAAGGCAGGGACCGTTATCCAGAAAGACTCTCCAGTGAGCAAC TTATATGACGTCCCTCCCAAAAGAGAACGTGATGTTTCAGAAAATGGATCTCAGAAAAAGTGCTGGGGCCATTACAATACCTTGCCAAATCCTCGAAAGTCAGAATGGATTTATGATATTCCAGtgtcaccagaaaaaaaaggattaaaacagAGCCCTCCTGGCCATTCCTGGGAGAACCAGGTGTTGTATGATATACCACCCACCAGGTACAGGGCACCGACAACAAATACTGAAGCCAAAGTTGTAAATCCACAATTATATGATATTCCACCACTACAGAACAAAGCTACGTTTCCAGATGTCCCTCTTTATGACGTTCCATCCTCACGGGACATGCTCCTTTTGCGACAAAACAGTAGCCACGATGTACCCCCAAGTCTGCTGGCTCCAAAGGTTGAGAATCAGACTTCCGAAGTGAATGTTTATGATATTCCGAAAGGTATGCCCACTGCTTTGCAGTGCAGAAAGGAGGTgggaaaaaacaacagcagctctGGAGACCAAGCATACCATGTTCCTCCACAGCTCTCAAGAGATGTAAAATTAGAACGAGACAGATCATCTCTTTCTAGTGTGGACAGCAGAACCAGCACCACCTCTACATCCTCAGACTCTTTTGCAGAGGCCTTTTCTGTGTCAGTACCAGAAGAGGCTGGCAAAGAAATTAAACTGGACCTTGACGTAGCCATAGAGACACTGACTAGATTGCAGCACAGTGTTTCTAGCTCAGTGGCGAGTTTAATGATCTTTGTGAGTAGTAAATGGAGATTACAAGAACACCTAGAGAAAAACATTGAAGAAATCCATAGAGCAGTCGATCACATAAAAGTATCACTGGGAGAATTCTTGGCCTTTGCTCAAGCCATAAAAGTAAATGCCTCTTACCTCACTGATAATAACCTTCAGACCAGAATTAAAAAACAGTTAGAAATTCTTGTGAACTCATTCCAAATCTTAAAAGAAACAAGAGAAGCTTTAAACAACTGCAAGTGGTTGCTAGAGGTGTTGGTTATTAAGAAACCTCAGAACAACCCAGATGATCTTGATCGCTTTGTTATGGTAGCTCGCACAATTCCAGATGATATTAAGAGATTTGTATCCATCATCATTGCCAACGGAAAGCTTCTCTTCAGAAAGAGTGACAAGGAACAAGAAATGAAGCAATCAAAAATGAACATAGCATATAAAATGGCAGACCAAATCACAGCGCCCAGAAGAATAGAATTAGACTCACTTCAAAGAAATGTTCCTGATAAACCAAACCACAGTCAAGTCTCTTCTGACAAATCAAAAGAAATAGCCATTGAGGACTGTGATTATGTTCAGCTACAG GCACAGAAAATCCTTTCAACTACAGAGGTAGCAAAGAAGAATACAGATTCAAAAACAAAG gTTTTGCCATCTGCAAAAAGGAATATAATTCAAAGCAAGCAGGACTCTGCAAAGAAAATCACTCTTTCAGAACACTGTAGGCTGTGTTTTGGTGCACTTCACAAGGCAATTGGTGTCTTTACAAATAGTCTCAGTAATAACCAGCCGCCTGAAATCTTCATATCACACAGCAAATTGATCATTATGGTGGGACAGAAGTTAGTAGATTCTCTCTGCCAGGAAACTCAAGAAAAAGATGCTCGTAATGACATTCTCCACAGCAGCAGCCAATTTTGTAGCCTACTGAAGAATCTGGCTCTTGCCACCAAAAATGCTGCAATACAATATCCAAATGCAGACGCAATGCGGGAACTTCAGAACCAAACTGATGAGCTCTCTAAATACGCGCAGCAGTTCAGAGCAATGATGGAATGA
- the CASS4 gene encoding cas scaffolding protein family member 4 isoform X3, which translates to MDKTRRIDRTAKNTLAKALYDNKAECSDELAFRKGDILTVLDQNVIGSEGWWKCSLHGRQGLAPANRLQLLDGSQADLPPSSTQSDAATELPAGQQNIYQVPSIPKSATLSSTYEKMDGWVKSPGRTSTLPAHGMYQVPALAAQLLSERTQSSTNQHLLTLPRACRASVPNIRREVYDVPSTQRRESLCPQTGATPPTRRKRSALLGSTECFREEPNQLYDIPSSPEKAGTVIQKDSPVSNLYDVPPKRERDVSENGSQKKCWGHYNTLPNPRKSEWIYDIPVSPEKKGLKQSPPGHSWENQVLYDIPPTRYRAPTTNTEAKVVNPQLYDIPPLQNKATFPDVPLYDVPSSRDMLLLRQNSSHDVPPSLLAPKVENQTSEVNVYDIPKGMPTALQCRKEVGKNNSSSGDQAYHVPPQLSRDVKLERDRSSLSSVDSRTSTTSTSSDSFAEAFSVSVPEEAGKEIKLDLDVAIETLTRLQHSVSSSVASLMIFVSSKWRLQEHLEKNIEEIHRAVDHIKVSLGEFLAFAQAIKVNASYLTDNNLQTRIKKQLEILVNSFQILKETREALNNCKWLLEVLVIKKPQNNPDDLDRFVMVARTIPDDIKRFVSIIIANGKLLFRKSDKEQEMKQSKMNIAYKMADQITAPRRIELDSLQRNVPDKPNHSQVSSDKSKEIAIEDCDYVQLQVLPSAKRNIIQSKQDSAKKITLSEHCRLCFGALHKAIGVFTNSLSNNQPPEIFISHSKLIIMVGQKLVDSLCQETQEKDARNDILHSSSQFCSLLKNLALATKNAAIQYPNADAMRELQNQTDELSKYAQQFRAMME; encoded by the exons ATGGACAAAACCAGAAGAATCGACAGAACTGCAAAG AACACTCTGGCGAAAGCACTATATGACAACAAAGCGGAGTGTTCAGATGAGCTGGCCTTCCGCAAAGGAGACATCCTGACGGTTCTTGACCAAAATGTCATTGGCAGTGAGGGTTGGTGGAAATGTTCCCTTCACGGCAGGCAGGGCCTGGCTCCTGCTAATCGCCTCCAGCTCCTTGATGGCTCTCAGGCAGACCTGCCACCTTCTTCCACGCAGAGCGACGCCGCCACCGAACTGCCAGCTGGCCAACAAAACATTTACCAAGTTCCTTCCATTCCCAAGTCTGCCACATTGTCGTCTACATATGAAAAGATGGACGGGTGGGTTAAATCACCAGGTAGGACCTCTACTCTACCTGCCCACGGAATGTATCAGGTACCAGCCTTGGCTGCACAGCTGCTCAGTGAAAGGACCCAGAGCTCAACCAATCAG caCCTGCTTACTCTTCCAAGAGCGTGCCGGGCTTCAGTCCCAAATATCAGACGCGAGGTATATGATGTTCCATCAACGCAGCGCCGAGAGTCCTTATGCCCACAG ACTGGTGCCACTCCACCCACAAGAAGAAAGCGGTCTGCGCTGCTGGGGTCCACTGAGTGTTTCCGGGAAGAGCCAAACCAGCTTTACGACATCCCATCCAGCCCAGAAAAGGCAGGGACCGTTATCCAGAAAGACTCTCCAGTGAGCAAC TTATATGACGTCCCTCCCAAAAGAGAACGTGATGTTTCAGAAAATGGATCTCAGAAAAAGTGCTGGGGCCATTACAATACCTTGCCAAATCCTCGAAAGTCAGAATGGATTTATGATATTCCAGtgtcaccagaaaaaaaaggattaaaacagAGCCCTCCTGGCCATTCCTGGGAGAACCAGGTGTTGTATGATATACCACCCACCAGGTACAGGGCACCGACAACAAATACTGAAGCCAAAGTTGTAAATCCACAATTATATGATATTCCACCACTACAGAACAAAGCTACGTTTCCAGATGTCCCTCTTTATGACGTTCCATCCTCACGGGACATGCTCCTTTTGCGACAAAACAGTAGCCACGATGTACCCCCAAGTCTGCTGGCTCCAAAGGTTGAGAATCAGACTTCCGAAGTGAATGTTTATGATATTCCGAAAGGTATGCCCACTGCTTTGCAGTGCAGAAAGGAGGTgggaaaaaacaacagcagctctGGAGACCAAGCATACCATGTTCCTCCACAGCTCTCAAGAGATGTAAAATTAGAACGAGACAGATCATCTCTTTCTAGTGTGGACAGCAGAACCAGCACCACCTCTACATCCTCAGACTCTTTTGCAGAGGCCTTTTCTGTGTCAGTACCAGAAGAGGCTGGCAAAGAAATTAAACTGGACCTTGACGTAGCCATAGAGACACTGACTAGATTGCAGCACAGTGTTTCTAGCTCAGTGGCGAGTTTAATGATCTTTGTGAGTAGTAAATGGAGATTACAAGAACACCTAGAGAAAAACATTGAAGAAATCCATAGAGCAGTCGATCACATAAAAGTATCACTGGGAGAATTCTTGGCCTTTGCTCAAGCCATAAAAGTAAATGCCTCTTACCTCACTGATAATAACCTTCAGACCAGAATTAAAAAACAGTTAGAAATTCTTGTGAACTCATTCCAAATCTTAAAAGAAACAAGAGAAGCTTTAAACAACTGCAAGTGGTTGCTAGAGGTGTTGGTTATTAAGAAACCTCAGAACAACCCAGATGATCTTGATCGCTTTGTTATGGTAGCTCGCACAATTCCAGATGATATTAAGAGATTTGTATCCATCATCATTGCCAACGGAAAGCTTCTCTTCAGAAAGAGTGACAAGGAACAAGAAATGAAGCAATCAAAAATGAACATAGCATATAAAATGGCAGACCAAATCACAGCGCCCAGAAGAATAGAATTAGACTCACTTCAAAGAAATGTTCCTGATAAACCAAACCACAGTCAAGTCTCTTCTGACAAATCAAAAGAAATAGCCATTGAGGACTGTGATTATGTTCAGCTACAG gTTTTGCCATCTGCAAAAAGGAATATAATTCAAAGCAAGCAGGACTCTGCAAAGAAAATCACTCTTTCAGAACACTGTAGGCTGTGTTTTGGTGCACTTCACAAGGCAATTGGTGTCTTTACAAATAGTCTCAGTAATAACCAGCCGCCTGAAATCTTCATATCACACAGCAAATTGATCATTATGGTGGGACAGAAGTTAGTAGATTCTCTCTGCCAGGAAACTCAAGAAAAAGATGCTCGTAATGACATTCTCCACAGCAGCAGCCAATTTTGTAGCCTACTGAAGAATCTGGCTCTTGCCACCAAAAATGCTGCAATACAATATCCAAATGCAGACGCAATGCGGGAACTTCAGAACCAAACTGATGAGCTCTCTAAATACGCGCAGCAGTTCAGAGCAATGATGGAATGA
- the CASS4 gene encoding cas scaffolding protein family member 4 isoform X4 has translation MKVNNTLAKALYDNKAECSDELAFRKGDILTVLDQNVIGSEGWWKCSLHGRQGLAPANRLQLLDGSQADLPPSSTQSDAATELPAGQQNIYQVPSIPKSATLSSTYEKMDGWVKSPGRTSTLPAHGMYQVPALAAQLLSERTQSSTNQHLLTLPRACRASVPNIRREVYDVPSTQRRESLCPQTGATPPTRRKRSALLGSTECFREEPNQLYDIPSSPEKAGTVIQKDSPVSNLYDVPPKRERDVSENGSQKKCWGHYNTLPNPRKSEWIYDIPVSPEKKGLKQSPPGHSWENQVLYDIPPTRYRAPTTNTEAKVVNPQLYDIPPLQNKATFPDVPLYDVPSSRDMLLLRQNSSHDVPPSLLAPKVENQTSEVNVYDIPKGMPTALQCRKEVGKNNSSSGDQAYHVPPQLSRDVKLERDRSSLSSVDSRTSTTSTSSDSFAEAFSVSVPEEAGKEIKLDLDVAIETLTRLQHSVSSSVASLMIFVSSKWRLQEHLEKNIEEIHRAVDHIKVSLGEFLAFAQAIKVNASYLTDNNLQTRIKKQLEILVNSFQILKETREALNNCKWLLEVLVIKKPQNNPDDLDRFVMVARTIPDDIKRFVSIIIANGKLLFRKSDKEQEMKQSKMNIAYKMADQITAPRRIELDSLQRNVPDKPNHSQVSSDKSKEIAIEDCDYVQLQVLPSAKRNIIQSKQDSAKKITLSEHCRLCFGALHKAIGVFTNSLSNNQPPEIFISHSKLIIMVGQKLVDSLCQETQEKDARNDILHSSSQFCSLLKNLALATKNAAIQYPNADAMRELQNQTDELSKYAQQFRAMME, from the exons ATGAAGGTCAAT AACACTCTGGCGAAAGCACTATATGACAACAAAGCGGAGTGTTCAGATGAGCTGGCCTTCCGCAAAGGAGACATCCTGACGGTTCTTGACCAAAATGTCATTGGCAGTGAGGGTTGGTGGAAATGTTCCCTTCACGGCAGGCAGGGCCTGGCTCCTGCTAATCGCCTCCAGCTCCTTGATGGCTCTCAGGCAGACCTGCCACCTTCTTCCACGCAGAGCGACGCCGCCACCGAACTGCCAGCTGGCCAACAAAACATTTACCAAGTTCCTTCCATTCCCAAGTCTGCCACATTGTCGTCTACATATGAAAAGATGGACGGGTGGGTTAAATCACCAGGTAGGACCTCTACTCTACCTGCCCACGGAATGTATCAGGTACCAGCCTTGGCTGCACAGCTGCTCAGTGAAAGGACCCAGAGCTCAACCAATCAG caCCTGCTTACTCTTCCAAGAGCGTGCCGGGCTTCAGTCCCAAATATCAGACGCGAGGTATATGATGTTCCATCAACGCAGCGCCGAGAGTCCTTATGCCCACAG ACTGGTGCCACTCCACCCACAAGAAGAAAGCGGTCTGCGCTGCTGGGGTCCACTGAGTGTTTCCGGGAAGAGCCAAACCAGCTTTACGACATCCCATCCAGCCCAGAAAAGGCAGGGACCGTTATCCAGAAAGACTCTCCAGTGAGCAAC TTATATGACGTCCCTCCCAAAAGAGAACGTGATGTTTCAGAAAATGGATCTCAGAAAAAGTGCTGGGGCCATTACAATACCTTGCCAAATCCTCGAAAGTCAGAATGGATTTATGATATTCCAGtgtcaccagaaaaaaaaggattaaaacagAGCCCTCCTGGCCATTCCTGGGAGAACCAGGTGTTGTATGATATACCACCCACCAGGTACAGGGCACCGACAACAAATACTGAAGCCAAAGTTGTAAATCCACAATTATATGATATTCCACCACTACAGAACAAAGCTACGTTTCCAGATGTCCCTCTTTATGACGTTCCATCCTCACGGGACATGCTCCTTTTGCGACAAAACAGTAGCCACGATGTACCCCCAAGTCTGCTGGCTCCAAAGGTTGAGAATCAGACTTCCGAAGTGAATGTTTATGATATTCCGAAAGGTATGCCCACTGCTTTGCAGTGCAGAAAGGAGGTgggaaaaaacaacagcagctctGGAGACCAAGCATACCATGTTCCTCCACAGCTCTCAAGAGATGTAAAATTAGAACGAGACAGATCATCTCTTTCTAGTGTGGACAGCAGAACCAGCACCACCTCTACATCCTCAGACTCTTTTGCAGAGGCCTTTTCTGTGTCAGTACCAGAAGAGGCTGGCAAAGAAATTAAACTGGACCTTGACGTAGCCATAGAGACACTGACTAGATTGCAGCACAGTGTTTCTAGCTCAGTGGCGAGTTTAATGATCTTTGTGAGTAGTAAATGGAGATTACAAGAACACCTAGAGAAAAACATTGAAGAAATCCATAGAGCAGTCGATCACATAAAAGTATCACTGGGAGAATTCTTGGCCTTTGCTCAAGCCATAAAAGTAAATGCCTCTTACCTCACTGATAATAACCTTCAGACCAGAATTAAAAAACAGTTAGAAATTCTTGTGAACTCATTCCAAATCTTAAAAGAAACAAGAGAAGCTTTAAACAACTGCAAGTGGTTGCTAGAGGTGTTGGTTATTAAGAAACCTCAGAACAACCCAGATGATCTTGATCGCTTTGTTATGGTAGCTCGCACAATTCCAGATGATATTAAGAGATTTGTATCCATCATCATTGCCAACGGAAAGCTTCTCTTCAGAAAGAGTGACAAGGAACAAGAAATGAAGCAATCAAAAATGAACATAGCATATAAAATGGCAGACCAAATCACAGCGCCCAGAAGAATAGAATTAGACTCACTTCAAAGAAATGTTCCTGATAAACCAAACCACAGTCAAGTCTCTTCTGACAAATCAAAAGAAATAGCCATTGAGGACTGTGATTATGTTCAGCTACAG gTTTTGCCATCTGCAAAAAGGAATATAATTCAAAGCAAGCAGGACTCTGCAAAGAAAATCACTCTTTCAGAACACTGTAGGCTGTGTTTTGGTGCACTTCACAAGGCAATTGGTGTCTTTACAAATAGTCTCAGTAATAACCAGCCGCCTGAAATCTTCATATCACACAGCAAATTGATCATTATGGTGGGACAGAAGTTAGTAGATTCTCTCTGCCAGGAAACTCAAGAAAAAGATGCTCGTAATGACATTCTCCACAGCAGCAGCCAATTTTGTAGCCTACTGAAGAATCTGGCTCTTGCCACCAAAAATGCTGCAATACAATATCCAAATGCAGACGCAATGCGGGAACTTCAGAACCAAACTGATGAGCTCTCTAAATACGCGCAGCAGTTCAGAGCAATGATGGAATGA
- the CASS4 gene encoding cas scaffolding protein family member 4 isoform X2 — protein MKVNNTLAKALYDNKAECSDELAFRKGDILTVLDQNVIGSEGWWKCSLHGRQGLAPANRLQLLDGSQADLPPSSTQSDAATELPAGQQNIYQVPSIPKSATLSSTYEKMDGWVKSPGRTSTLPAHGMYQVPALAAQLLSERTQSSTNQHLLTLPRACRASVPNIRREVYDVPSTQRRESLCPQTGATPPTRRKRSALLGSTECFREEPNQLYDIPSSPEKAGTVIQKDSPVSNLYDVPPKRERDVSENGSQKKCWGHYNTLPNPRKSEWIYDIPVSPEKKGLKQSPPGHSWENQVLYDIPPTRYRAPTTNTEAKVVNPQLYDIPPLQNKATFPDVPLYDVPSSRDMLLLRQNSSHDVPPSLLAPKVENQTSEVNVYDIPKGMPTALQCRKEVGKNNSSSGDQAYHVPPQLSRDVKLERDRSSLSSVDSRTSTTSTSSDSFAEAFSVSVPEEAGKEIKLDLDVAIETLTRLQHSVSSSVASLMIFVSSKWRLQEHLEKNIEEIHRAVDHIKVSLGEFLAFAQAIKVNASYLTDNNLQTRIKKQLEILVNSFQILKETREALNNCKWLLEVLVIKKPQNNPDDLDRFVMVARTIPDDIKRFVSIIIANGKLLFRKSDKEQEMKQSKMNIAYKMADQITAPRRIELDSLQRNVPDKPNHSQVSSDKSKEIAIEDCDYVQLQAQKILSTTEVAKKNTDSKTKVLPSAKRNIIQSKQDSAKKITLSEHCRLCFGALHKAIGVFTNSLSNNQPPEIFISHSKLIIMVGQKLVDSLCQETQEKDARNDILHSSSQFCSLLKNLALATKNAAIQYPNADAMRELQNQTDELSKYAQQFRAMME, from the exons ATGAAGGTCAAT AACACTCTGGCGAAAGCACTATATGACAACAAAGCGGAGTGTTCAGATGAGCTGGCCTTCCGCAAAGGAGACATCCTGACGGTTCTTGACCAAAATGTCATTGGCAGTGAGGGTTGGTGGAAATGTTCCCTTCACGGCAGGCAGGGCCTGGCTCCTGCTAATCGCCTCCAGCTCCTTGATGGCTCTCAGGCAGACCTGCCACCTTCTTCCACGCAGAGCGACGCCGCCACCGAACTGCCAGCTGGCCAACAAAACATTTACCAAGTTCCTTCCATTCCCAAGTCTGCCACATTGTCGTCTACATATGAAAAGATGGACGGGTGGGTTAAATCACCAGGTAGGACCTCTACTCTACCTGCCCACGGAATGTATCAGGTACCAGCCTTGGCTGCACAGCTGCTCAGTGAAAGGACCCAGAGCTCAACCAATCAG caCCTGCTTACTCTTCCAAGAGCGTGCCGGGCTTCAGTCCCAAATATCAGACGCGAGGTATATGATGTTCCATCAACGCAGCGCCGAGAGTCCTTATGCCCACAG ACTGGTGCCACTCCACCCACAAGAAGAAAGCGGTCTGCGCTGCTGGGGTCCACTGAGTGTTTCCGGGAAGAGCCAAACCAGCTTTACGACATCCCATCCAGCCCAGAAAAGGCAGGGACCGTTATCCAGAAAGACTCTCCAGTGAGCAAC TTATATGACGTCCCTCCCAAAAGAGAACGTGATGTTTCAGAAAATGGATCTCAGAAAAAGTGCTGGGGCCATTACAATACCTTGCCAAATCCTCGAAAGTCAGAATGGATTTATGATATTCCAGtgtcaccagaaaaaaaaggattaaaacagAGCCCTCCTGGCCATTCCTGGGAGAACCAGGTGTTGTATGATATACCACCCACCAGGTACAGGGCACCGACAACAAATACTGAAGCCAAAGTTGTAAATCCACAATTATATGATATTCCACCACTACAGAACAAAGCTACGTTTCCAGATGTCCCTCTTTATGACGTTCCATCCTCACGGGACATGCTCCTTTTGCGACAAAACAGTAGCCACGATGTACCCCCAAGTCTGCTGGCTCCAAAGGTTGAGAATCAGACTTCCGAAGTGAATGTTTATGATATTCCGAAAGGTATGCCCACTGCTTTGCAGTGCAGAAAGGAGGTgggaaaaaacaacagcagctctGGAGACCAAGCATACCATGTTCCTCCACAGCTCTCAAGAGATGTAAAATTAGAACGAGACAGATCATCTCTTTCTAGTGTGGACAGCAGAACCAGCACCACCTCTACATCCTCAGACTCTTTTGCAGAGGCCTTTTCTGTGTCAGTACCAGAAGAGGCTGGCAAAGAAATTAAACTGGACCTTGACGTAGCCATAGAGACACTGACTAGATTGCAGCACAGTGTTTCTAGCTCAGTGGCGAGTTTAATGATCTTTGTGAGTAGTAAATGGAGATTACAAGAACACCTAGAGAAAAACATTGAAGAAATCCATAGAGCAGTCGATCACATAAAAGTATCACTGGGAGAATTCTTGGCCTTTGCTCAAGCCATAAAAGTAAATGCCTCTTACCTCACTGATAATAACCTTCAGACCAGAATTAAAAAACAGTTAGAAATTCTTGTGAACTCATTCCAAATCTTAAAAGAAACAAGAGAAGCTTTAAACAACTGCAAGTGGTTGCTAGAGGTGTTGGTTATTAAGAAACCTCAGAACAACCCAGATGATCTTGATCGCTTTGTTATGGTAGCTCGCACAATTCCAGATGATATTAAGAGATTTGTATCCATCATCATTGCCAACGGAAAGCTTCTCTTCAGAAAGAGTGACAAGGAACAAGAAATGAAGCAATCAAAAATGAACATAGCATATAAAATGGCAGACCAAATCACAGCGCCCAGAAGAATAGAATTAGACTCACTTCAAAGAAATGTTCCTGATAAACCAAACCACAGTCAAGTCTCTTCTGACAAATCAAAAGAAATAGCCATTGAGGACTGTGATTATGTTCAGCTACAG GCACAGAAAATCCTTTCAACTACAGAGGTAGCAAAGAAGAATACAGATTCAAAAACAAAG gTTTTGCCATCTGCAAAAAGGAATATAATTCAAAGCAAGCAGGACTCTGCAAAGAAAATCACTCTTTCAGAACACTGTAGGCTGTGTTTTGGTGCACTTCACAAGGCAATTGGTGTCTTTACAAATAGTCTCAGTAATAACCAGCCGCCTGAAATCTTCATATCACACAGCAAATTGATCATTATGGTGGGACAGAAGTTAGTAGATTCTCTCTGCCAGGAAACTCAAGAAAAAGATGCTCGTAATGACATTCTCCACAGCAGCAGCCAATTTTGTAGCCTACTGAAGAATCTGGCTCTTGCCACCAAAAATGCTGCAATACAATATCCAAATGCAGACGCAATGCGGGAACTTCAGAACCAAACTGATGAGCTCTCTAAATACGCGCAGCAGTTCAGAGCAATGATGGAATGA